One Aegilops tauschii subsp. strangulata cultivar AL8/78 chromosome 7, Aet v6.0, whole genome shotgun sequence genomic window carries:
- the LOC109769681 gene encoding chloroplast envelope quinone oxidoreductase homolog, which yields MTTPTTTTPAKMRAVLYDACGGGAPSLKHVEVPVPSAKKNEVLLKLQAATVNPLDWKIQRGDLRPLLPRRLPFIPVTDVAGVVVDVGPGVNGLTAGDQVVAKLNSLNGGGLAEYAVASANLTVKRPAQVSAAEGAGLPIAAGTALEALRSIGAKFDGTGKPLNVLITAASGGVGLYAVQLAKLANLHVTATCGARNMDLVKSLGADEVMDYRTPEGATLRSPSGRKYDGVVHCAVGVSWSSFRPLLSDAGRVIDITPNFSAILTYVLHRVTFSKKRLVPQLLLSLNKADLEFLVGLLEEDKLKTVIDSRFPLSDAGKAWQSSIDGHATGKIVVEMES from the exons ATGACCACCCCAACGACGACGACGCCGGCGAAGATGCGGGCCGTGCTTTACGACGCCTGCGGCGGAGGCGCCCCCAGCCTCAAG CATGTAGAAGTCCCCGTCCCTTCAGCAAAGAAGAATGAGGTCCTGTTGAAACTACAAGCTGCAACCGTCAATCCACTTGACTGGAAGATACAGAGAGGGGACTTGCGGCCTCTGCTGCCTCGTAGACTGCCTTTTATTCCAG TGACTGATGTCGCAGGAGTAGTTGTTGATGTTGGTCCTGGAGTGAATGGTCTCACAGCGGGCGATCAAGTTGTTGCCAAGTTGAACTCTCTT AATGGAGGTGGACTTGCAGAGTACGCGGTAGCATCCGCAAACCTGACTGTCAAAAGGCCAGCTCAGGTTTCTGCAGCTGAGGGTGCCGGCCTTCCCATTGCTGCAGGCACTGCGCTCGAGGCGCTGAGGTCCATTGGTGCCAAGTTTGACGGCACCGGCAAGCCTCTGAACGTGTTGATCACCGCTGCCTCCGGTGGCGTGGGCCTGTACGCGGTGCAGCTTGCAAAGCTGGCGAACCTTCATGTTACCGCCACCTGCGGCGCCCGCAACATGGATCTTGTGAAGAGCTTGGGCGCGGACGAGGTGATGGACTACAGGACCCCAGAGGGAGCGACCCTGCGGAGCCCCTCCGGCCGGAAGTACGATGGCGTGGTTCACTGCGCCGTCGGTGTCAGCTGGTCGTCTTTCCGGCCGTTGCTGAGTGACGCCGGGAGAGTGATAGACATCACCCCGAACTTCTCAGCCATCCTCACATATGTGCTGCACAGGGTGACATTCTCCAAGAAGCGCCTCGTGCCCCAGCTGCTCCTGTCGCTCAACAAGGCGGACCTGGAGTTCTTGGTCGGGTTGCTCGAGGAAGACAAGCTGAAGACGGTGATCGACTCGAGGTTCCCGTTGAGCGACGCAGGCAAGGCGTGGCAGAGCAGTATCGATGGCCATGCCACTGGCAAGATTGTCGTGGAGATGGAGAGCTGA
- the LOC141026879 gene encoding uncharacterized protein, producing the protein MKRLRGESTLPWLCIGDFNEILRPEEQFGPNERDSSQIEAFREAVDICGLADLGYRGLDWTWEKKVAGGHFCRVRLDRALGSADWSILFPFATVEHLTAAKSDHCPILLEMELVDASVRAKQKQFWYECMWERDPRFGDVVMEAWNSTGKAKQSRHFLKSWPL; encoded by the coding sequence ATGAAACGGCTGAGGGGCGAGAGCACTCTTCCATGGCTGTGTATTGGTGATTTCAATGAGATTTTGCGCCCTGAGGAACAGTTCGGACCAAACGAGCGGGATAGCTCACAGATTGAAGCTTTCAGAGAGGCTGTGGATATATGTGGACTTGCGGATCTGGGATACCGCGGTCTCGACTGGACTTGGGAGAAGAAAGTGGCAGGAGGTCATTTCTGCAGGGTCCGGTTGGATAGAGCCTTGGGTTCGGCCGACTGGTCTATACTTTTTCCTTTTGCCACGGTGGAACACTTAACTGCAGCAAAGTCTGATCATTGCCCTATATTGTTGGAAATGGAGCTTGTTGATGCAAGTGTGAGAGCAAAGCAAAAGCAGTTTTGGTATGAGTGCATGTGGGAACGTGATCCGAGATTTGGTGATGTGGTCATGGAAGCCTGGAACTCCACTGGCAAGGCCAAACAGTCGCGGCATTTTCTGAAAAGTTGGCCTCTGTAG